A region of Daphnia carinata strain CSIRO-1 chromosome 10, CSIRO_AGI_Dcar_HiC_V3, whole genome shotgun sequence DNA encodes the following proteins:
- the LOC130698663 gene encoding kinectin-like isoform X1 codes for MDVASVLIGLAICAITAAILYLISVKSFQEKPFEEVLAEQQQFADNLLKGEKSNKDKEKKTKKHVVKKNKEKEKGKNHSNSGAIPQPISLEEKPHVEFEPDTEIIPEEPIAVNLDKEKKKSDKKEKVKPILRNRDHASTDTFDPDVDSLNHFMEHPPKDDLELKAKGKEKAGKKEPKVVVEEKINASEAPVVEGAPVKEVAFTVARGNVSNVSSAPTAVAAQPPQQPSTPKKQRKRNVKTDSVDAADGGEELLLQLGGTEKLLSALRQLPLTSAELQTMIEVLLNRQQEAAGTVESEWMERGGRLDPLGALRKQLADKDKALQEELEEKQAYQNKLRTLGTEMTSERTRAAAARKQLEESLARQTTELQLLTVRLQQASEQHVAEVNALRAAVQQAQKVSQTSDETLRQLQRLQDEKNQFEARFATAQQMQQEMGARVQQLEDFLIHKEQQLMEQANQMALLACKLQESEQARNGQSHEVEREVAQLREALQTSEAQSLHTAHDARIRLEEMERTKQLLEDRITKVDRDLAMERSLAAQNEERIRQEVSRLCLENQALNLQLSNSSQSRQDEDAKWASIQEQMQIERNQMAAKDVETQKELEQLRNKIQDLNVQLSNSSQNRQEEDAKLAAIQEQIKVERDLMAAKEAEAQKELEQLRNEIQNLTVQLSSSSQSRKEDDAKLVAMQEQIKVEHEQMTIKEAEAQKELEQLRNTIQDLTTQLSNSSQNRQEDDAKWVSLQEQIKDERNQMAAKEAELKKELEQLRGETQALTEQLNQASQGQKDHQLQLEVELKAKDEELEIQKRKNNELRDKNYKAMDALSAAEKALVELKKSSSSAKNVPNPAEIQQVIGAGLQRVFPELSFDASTSPTAFAESLSCQVTMSLERLQSEEQSKAQAQVLHYKTVLSQTEELLNRLQSRVEAEEASWKVKVAQMESDLTTVKQEKDFWMEQCQKQETRAQQVQESPIDVTPLHTRIESLQEEKERLAQELEKERQDAEERSVQSGSHLEQLETLESLLAEERRAVQLLRDQLDQAKAELSATKVGSIGFMVGWAKSSAMTVAAATARKNSLNSESVSSDEAAPPSPQEEIATKSPAPATNGNGTKGESPSEEPKTTTKMNSNGQKSKNRKKKYSFQKHSSPSSTIPLEHNFDDFSLTDRAKRSTVGCFSFRKLKS; via the exons ATGGACGTTGCCTCAGTACTAATTGGCCTTGCCATTTGCGCCATCACAGCTGCAATTCTCTACTTAATTTCAGTGAAAAGCTTTCAG GAGAAGCCGTTCGAAGAAGTGTTAGCTGAACAGCAACAGTTTGCAGATAATTTGCTGAAAGGAGAAAAATCCAATAAggataaagagaaaaaaactaaaaaacatgttgtcaagaagaacaaagagaaagagaaaggcaAAAACCATAGTAATTCAGGAGCAATCCCCCAACCCATTTCGTTGGAGGAGAAACCACACGTGGAATTTGAACCTGATACTGAAATCATCCCTGAGGAACCCATTGCAGTAAATcttgataaagaaaagaaaaaaagtgacaaaaaagagaag GTCAAACCGATATTACGGAATCGTGATCATGCATCAACCGATACATTTGATCCGGATGTGGATTCCTTGAATCATTTTATGGAACACCCACCTAAAGACGATTTAGAACTGAAGgccaaaggaaaagagaaggcGGGCAAAAAAGAGCCTAAAGTCGTtgttgaagaaaagattaatgCATCCGAAGCACCCGTAGTCGAGGGGGCACCTGTAAAAGAAGTAGCGTTCACCGTCGCACGCGGAAATGTCAGCAATGTGAGCAGTGCCCCAACTGCTGTTGCCGCACAGCCACCTCAACAACCTAGCACTCCCAagaaacagagaaagaggAACGTCAAAACCGATTCGGTTGATGCGGCTGATGGTGGCGAAGAGCTCCTTTTGCAGTTAGGAGGAACAGAGAAACTTCTCTCAGCCCTTCGTCAGTTGCCGTTAACTTCCGCTGAATTGCAAACCATGATTGAAGTCCTACTTAATCGACAGCAAGAGGCAGCAGGTACTGTCGAATCCGAGTGGATGGAACGAGGTGGACGTCTTGACCCCCTCGGAGCACTAAGGAAGCAGTTAGCCGATAAAGATAAAGCTTTGCAAGAAGAGTTGGAAGAGAAACAAGCGTACCAGAATAAA TTGCGCACTCTGGGAACGGAAATGACCAGTGAACGGACACGTGCCGCTGCCGCACGGAAGCAGCTAGAAGAGTCTTTGGCTCGTCAGACGACCGAGCTGCAGCTGTTGACCGTTCGCCTTCAACAAGCATCTGAGCAACACGTGGCGGAGGTGAATGCTCTGAGGGCTGCGGTCCAACAAGCACAGAAGGTATCTCAGACGTCGGATGAAACCCTCCGCCAGCTGCAACGTCTACAGGATGAGAAGAACCAGTTTGAAGCACGGTTCGCCACCGCCCAACAAATGCAGCAAGAAATGGGTGCACGTGTGCAACAGCTTGAAGATTTCTTAATTCATAAAGAACAACAGCTAATGGAACAAGCCAATCAAATGGCTCTCCTGGCATGCAAATTGCAAGAATCAGAACAGGCCCGCAACGGGCAAAGCCACGAAGTTGAACGCGAAGTGGCTCAATTACGAGAAGCACTCCAGACATCAGAAGCCCAATCGTTGCATACTGCACACGATGCCCGCATTCGTCTCGAAGAGATGGAACGCACCAAGCAGCTACTAGAAGATCGCATCACTAAAGTCGATCGCGATCTAGCGATGGAACGCAGCTTAGCTGCCCAGAATGAAGAACGTATCCGGCAGGAAGTATCTCGTCTCTGTTTGGAAAATCAGGCTCTTAATCTTCAGCTATCGAATTCATCACAGAGCCGACAGGATGAAGATGCTAAATGGGCATCTATTCAGGAACAAATGCAAATCGAACGAAACCAAATGGCCGCAAAAGATGTTGAGACACAAAAAGAGCTGGAACAGTTGCGGAATAAAATTCAAGATCTGAATGTTCAACTGTCCAATTCTTCCCAAAACCGACAAGAAGAGGACGCAAAATTGGCAGCCATCCAAGAGCAAATAAAAGTTGAGCGTGATCTAATGGCTGCCAAAGAGGCAGAAGCGCAGAAAGAGCTGGAACAATTgcgaaatgaaattcaaaatcttACTGTTCAGTTATCCAGTTCGTCGCAAAGCCGAAAAGAAGATGATGCAAAGCTAGTTGCTATGCAAGAGCAAATAAAGGTGGAACATGAACAAATGACCATCAAAGAGGCAGAAGCACAGAAGGAGCTGGAACAGTTGCGCAATACAATTCAGGATCTTACTACCCAGTTGTCCAATTCTTCCCAAAACCGACAAGAAGATGACGCAAAATGGGTTTCTCTTcaagaacaaataaaagacgaaCGAAACCAAATGGCCGCCAAAGAGGCGGAATTAAAGAAAGAACTTGAACAGTTACGTGGAGAAACGCAAGCTTTAACTGAGCAATTGAATCAAGCAAGCCAAGGCCAGAAAGATCATCAGTTGCAGCTGGAGGTGGAATTGAAAGCCAAGGATGAGGAATTGGAAATTCAGAAACGTAAGAACAATGAACTTCGGGACAAAAACTACAAAGCAATGGATGCGCTATCCGCGGCTGAGAAGGCTTTGGTCGAATTGAAAAAATCAAGCAGCAGCGCAAAGAACGTCCCGAATCCAGCCGAAATCCAGCAGGTTATTGGCGCCGGCTTGCAAAGAGTCTTTCCAGAGTTATCGTTTGATGCGTCCACATCACCGACCGCTTTTGCCGAATCCCTCTCCTGTCAAGTGACGATGTCGCTTGAGCGACTTCAAAGCGAAGAGCAATCGAAAGCTCAAGCGCAAGTACTGCATTACAAAACGGTCCTGTCGCAGACGGAGGAGTTACTCAACCGACTCCAAAGTCGCGTAGAGGCTGAAGAGGCATCGTGGAAAGTTAAAGTGGCTCAAATGGAATCTGATTTAACGACTGTAAAGCAAGAGAAAGACTTTTGGATGGAGCAGTGTCAGAAGCAGGAAACTAGAGCTCAGCAGGTGCAAGAATCCCCAATAGATGTCACACCACTTCATACCAGGATTGAATCTctgcaagaagaaaaagaacgattAGCACAG gaattggaaaaagaacGGCAAGATGCAGAGGAGCGCTCCGTGCAATCCGGAAGTCATCTAGAACAATTGGAAACACTGGAATCGTTGTTGGCCGAAGAAAGACGAGCAGTTCAGCTTTTACGGGATCAATTGGATCAAGCCAAG GCCGAATTGTCGGCCACTAAGGTAGGTTCCATCGGCTTCATGGTGGGCTGGGCAAAGAGCTCGGCAATGACAGTGGCCGCTGCCACGGCCAGGAAAAACAGCCTTAACTCAGAGAGTGTTTCTTCAGATGAGGCCGCCCCGCCGTCGCCACAG GAAGAAATAGCGACCAAATCTCCAGCGCCGGCCACCAACGGTAACGGAACCAAGGGCGAATCGCCAAGTGAAGAG CCGAAAACTACGACGAAGATGAACAGCAATGGtcagaaaagcaaaaatcgaaagaaaaag TATTCGTTTCAAAAGCACTCGTCTCCTTCTTCTACCATTCCGCTTGAACACAACTTTGACGACTTTAGTTTGACCGATCGCGCTAAAAGAAGTACCGTAG gGTGTTTCTCATTTCGAAAGCTGAAATCGTGA
- the LOC130698663 gene encoding kinectin-like isoform X4: protein MDVASVLIGLAICAITAAILYLISVKSFQEKPFEEVLAEQQQFADNLLKGEKSNKDKEKKTKKHVVKKNKEKEKGKNHSNSGAIPQPISLEEKPHVEFEPDTEIIPEEPIAVNLDKEKKKSDKKEKVKPILRNRDHASTDTFDPDVDSLNHFMEHPPKDDLELKAKGKEKAGKKEPKVVVEEKINASEAPVVEGAPVKEVAFTVARGNVSNVSSAPTAVAAQPPQQPSTPKKQRKRNVKTDSVDAADGGEELLLQLGGTEKLLSALRQLPLTSAELQTMIEVLLNRQQEAAGTVESEWMERGGRLDPLGALRKQLADKDKALQEELEEKQAYQNKLRTLGTEMTSERTRAAAARKQLEESLARQTTELQLLTVRLQQASEQHVAEVNALRAAVQQAQKVSQTSDETLRQLQRLQDEKNQFEARFATAQQMQQEMGARVQQLEDFLIHKEQQLMEQANQMALLACKLQESEQARNGQSHEVEREVAQLREALQTSEAQSLHTAHDARIRLEEMERTKQLLEDRITKVDRDLAMERSLAAQNEERIRQEVSRLCLENQALNLQLSNSSQSRQDEDAKWASIQEQMQIERNQMAAKDVETQKELEQLRNKIQDLNVQLSNSSQNRQEEDAKLAAIQEQIKVERDLMAAKEAEAQKELEQLRNEIQNLTVQLSSSSQSRKEDDAKLVAMQEQIKVEHEQMTIKEAEAQKELEQLRNTIQDLTTQLSNSSQNRQEDDAKWVSLQEQIKDERNQMAAKEAELKKELEQLRGETQALTEQLNQASQGQKDHQLQLEVELKAKDEELEIQKRKNNELRDKNYKAMDALSAAEKALVELKKSSSSAKNVPNPAEIQQVIGAGLQRVFPELSFDASTSPTAFAESLSCQVTMSLERLQSEEQSKAQAQVLHYKTVLSQTEELLNRLQSRVEAEEASWKVKVAQMESDLTTVKQEKDFWMEQCQKQETRAQQVQESPIDVTPLHTRIESLQEEKERLAQELEKERQDAEERSVQSGSHLEQLETLESLLAEERRAVQLLRDQLDQAKEEIATKSPAPATNGNGTKGESPSEEPKTTTKMNSNGQKSKNRKKKYSFQKHSSPSSTIPLEHNFDDFSLTDRAKRSTVGCFSFRKLKS, encoded by the exons ATGGACGTTGCCTCAGTACTAATTGGCCTTGCCATTTGCGCCATCACAGCTGCAATTCTCTACTTAATTTCAGTGAAAAGCTTTCAG GAGAAGCCGTTCGAAGAAGTGTTAGCTGAACAGCAACAGTTTGCAGATAATTTGCTGAAAGGAGAAAAATCCAATAAggataaagagaaaaaaactaaaaaacatgttgtcaagaagaacaaagagaaagagaaaggcaAAAACCATAGTAATTCAGGAGCAATCCCCCAACCCATTTCGTTGGAGGAGAAACCACACGTGGAATTTGAACCTGATACTGAAATCATCCCTGAGGAACCCATTGCAGTAAATcttgataaagaaaagaaaaaaagtgacaaaaaagagaag GTCAAACCGATATTACGGAATCGTGATCATGCATCAACCGATACATTTGATCCGGATGTGGATTCCTTGAATCATTTTATGGAACACCCACCTAAAGACGATTTAGAACTGAAGgccaaaggaaaagagaaggcGGGCAAAAAAGAGCCTAAAGTCGTtgttgaagaaaagattaatgCATCCGAAGCACCCGTAGTCGAGGGGGCACCTGTAAAAGAAGTAGCGTTCACCGTCGCACGCGGAAATGTCAGCAATGTGAGCAGTGCCCCAACTGCTGTTGCCGCACAGCCACCTCAACAACCTAGCACTCCCAagaaacagagaaagaggAACGTCAAAACCGATTCGGTTGATGCGGCTGATGGTGGCGAAGAGCTCCTTTTGCAGTTAGGAGGAACAGAGAAACTTCTCTCAGCCCTTCGTCAGTTGCCGTTAACTTCCGCTGAATTGCAAACCATGATTGAAGTCCTACTTAATCGACAGCAAGAGGCAGCAGGTACTGTCGAATCCGAGTGGATGGAACGAGGTGGACGTCTTGACCCCCTCGGAGCACTAAGGAAGCAGTTAGCCGATAAAGATAAAGCTTTGCAAGAAGAGTTGGAAGAGAAACAAGCGTACCAGAATAAA TTGCGCACTCTGGGAACGGAAATGACCAGTGAACGGACACGTGCCGCTGCCGCACGGAAGCAGCTAGAAGAGTCTTTGGCTCGTCAGACGACCGAGCTGCAGCTGTTGACCGTTCGCCTTCAACAAGCATCTGAGCAACACGTGGCGGAGGTGAATGCTCTGAGGGCTGCGGTCCAACAAGCACAGAAGGTATCTCAGACGTCGGATGAAACCCTCCGCCAGCTGCAACGTCTACAGGATGAGAAGAACCAGTTTGAAGCACGGTTCGCCACCGCCCAACAAATGCAGCAAGAAATGGGTGCACGTGTGCAACAGCTTGAAGATTTCTTAATTCATAAAGAACAACAGCTAATGGAACAAGCCAATCAAATGGCTCTCCTGGCATGCAAATTGCAAGAATCAGAACAGGCCCGCAACGGGCAAAGCCACGAAGTTGAACGCGAAGTGGCTCAATTACGAGAAGCACTCCAGACATCAGAAGCCCAATCGTTGCATACTGCACACGATGCCCGCATTCGTCTCGAAGAGATGGAACGCACCAAGCAGCTACTAGAAGATCGCATCACTAAAGTCGATCGCGATCTAGCGATGGAACGCAGCTTAGCTGCCCAGAATGAAGAACGTATCCGGCAGGAAGTATCTCGTCTCTGTTTGGAAAATCAGGCTCTTAATCTTCAGCTATCGAATTCATCACAGAGCCGACAGGATGAAGATGCTAAATGGGCATCTATTCAGGAACAAATGCAAATCGAACGAAACCAAATGGCCGCAAAAGATGTTGAGACACAAAAAGAGCTGGAACAGTTGCGGAATAAAATTCAAGATCTGAATGTTCAACTGTCCAATTCTTCCCAAAACCGACAAGAAGAGGACGCAAAATTGGCAGCCATCCAAGAGCAAATAAAAGTTGAGCGTGATCTAATGGCTGCCAAAGAGGCAGAAGCGCAGAAAGAGCTGGAACAATTgcgaaatgaaattcaaaatcttACTGTTCAGTTATCCAGTTCGTCGCAAAGCCGAAAAGAAGATGATGCAAAGCTAGTTGCTATGCAAGAGCAAATAAAGGTGGAACATGAACAAATGACCATCAAAGAGGCAGAAGCACAGAAGGAGCTGGAACAGTTGCGCAATACAATTCAGGATCTTACTACCCAGTTGTCCAATTCTTCCCAAAACCGACAAGAAGATGACGCAAAATGGGTTTCTCTTcaagaacaaataaaagacgaaCGAAACCAAATGGCCGCCAAAGAGGCGGAATTAAAGAAAGAACTTGAACAGTTACGTGGAGAAACGCAAGCTTTAACTGAGCAATTGAATCAAGCAAGCCAAGGCCAGAAAGATCATCAGTTGCAGCTGGAGGTGGAATTGAAAGCCAAGGATGAGGAATTGGAAATTCAGAAACGTAAGAACAATGAACTTCGGGACAAAAACTACAAAGCAATGGATGCGCTATCCGCGGCTGAGAAGGCTTTGGTCGAATTGAAAAAATCAAGCAGCAGCGCAAAGAACGTCCCGAATCCAGCCGAAATCCAGCAGGTTATTGGCGCCGGCTTGCAAAGAGTCTTTCCAGAGTTATCGTTTGATGCGTCCACATCACCGACCGCTTTTGCCGAATCCCTCTCCTGTCAAGTGACGATGTCGCTTGAGCGACTTCAAAGCGAAGAGCAATCGAAAGCTCAAGCGCAAGTACTGCATTACAAAACGGTCCTGTCGCAGACGGAGGAGTTACTCAACCGACTCCAAAGTCGCGTAGAGGCTGAAGAGGCATCGTGGAAAGTTAAAGTGGCTCAAATGGAATCTGATTTAACGACTGTAAAGCAAGAGAAAGACTTTTGGATGGAGCAGTGTCAGAAGCAGGAAACTAGAGCTCAGCAGGTGCAAGAATCCCCAATAGATGTCACACCACTTCATACCAGGATTGAATCTctgcaagaagaaaaagaacgattAGCACAG gaattggaaaaagaacGGCAAGATGCAGAGGAGCGCTCCGTGCAATCCGGAAGTCATCTAGAACAATTGGAAACACTGGAATCGTTGTTGGCCGAAGAAAGACGAGCAGTTCAGCTTTTACGGGATCAATTGGATCAAGCCAAG GAAGAAATAGCGACCAAATCTCCAGCGCCGGCCACCAACGGTAACGGAACCAAGGGCGAATCGCCAAGTGAAGAG CCGAAAACTACGACGAAGATGAACAGCAATGGtcagaaaagcaaaaatcgaaagaaaaag TATTCGTTTCAAAAGCACTCGTCTCCTTCTTCTACCATTCCGCTTGAACACAACTTTGACGACTTTAGTTTGACCGATCGCGCTAAAAGAAGTACCGTAG gGTGTTTCTCATTTCGAAAGCTGAAATCGTGA
- the LOC130698663 gene encoding kinectin-like isoform X3 yields the protein MDVASVLIGLAICAITAAILYLISVKSFQEKPFEEVLAEQQQFADNLLKGEKSNKDKEKKTKKHVVKKNKEKEKGKNHSNSGAIPQPISLEEKPHVEFEPDTEIIPEEPIAVNLDKEKKKSDKKEKVKPILRNRDHASTDTFDPDVDSLNHFMEHPPKDDLELKAKGKEKAGKKEPKVVVEEKINASEAPVVEGAPVKEVAFTVARGNVSNVSSAPTAVAAQPPQQPSTPKKQRKRNVKTDSVDAADGGEELLLQLGGTEKLLSALRQLPLTSAELQTMIEVLLNRQQEAAGTVESEWMERGGRLDPLGALRKQLADKDKALQEELEEKQAYQNKLRTLGTEMTSERTRAAAARKQLEESLARQTTELQLLTVRLQQASEQHVAEVNALRAAVQQAQKVSQTSDETLRQLQRLQDEKNQFEARFATAQQMQQEMGARVQQLEDFLIHKEQQLMEQANQMALLACKLQESEQARNGQSHEVEREVAQLREALQTSEAQSLHTAHDARIRLEEMERTKQLLEDRITKVDRDLAMERSLAAQNEERIRQEVSRLCLENQALNLQLSNSSQSRQDEDAKWASIQEQMQIERNQMAAKDVETQKELEQLRNKIQDLNVQLSNSSQNRQEEDAKLAAIQEQIKVERDLMAAKEAEAQKELEQLRNEIQNLTVQLSSSSQSRKEDDAKLVAMQEQIKVEHEQMTIKEAEAQKELEQLRNTIQDLTTQLSNSSQNRQEDDAKWVSLQEQIKDERNQMAAKEAELKKELEQLRGETQALTEQLNQASQGQKDHQLQLEVELKAKDEELEIQKRKNNELRDKNYKAMDALSAAEKALVELKKSSSSAKNVPNPAEIQQVIGAGLQRVFPELSFDASTSPTAFAESLSCQVTMSLERLQSEEQSKAQAQVLHYKTVLSQTEELLNRLQSRVEAEEASWKVKVAQMESDLTTVKQEKDFWMEQCQKQETRAQQVQESPIDVTPLHTRIESLQEEKERLAQELEKERQDAEERSVQSGSHLEQLETLESLLAEERRAVQLLRDQLDQAKKEEIATKSPAPATNGNGTKGESPSEEPKTTTKMNSNGQKSKNRKKKYSFQKHSSPSSTIPLEHNFDDFSLTDRAKRSTVGCFSFRKLKS from the exons ATGGACGTTGCCTCAGTACTAATTGGCCTTGCCATTTGCGCCATCACAGCTGCAATTCTCTACTTAATTTCAGTGAAAAGCTTTCAG GAGAAGCCGTTCGAAGAAGTGTTAGCTGAACAGCAACAGTTTGCAGATAATTTGCTGAAAGGAGAAAAATCCAATAAggataaagagaaaaaaactaaaaaacatgttgtcaagaagaacaaagagaaagagaaaggcaAAAACCATAGTAATTCAGGAGCAATCCCCCAACCCATTTCGTTGGAGGAGAAACCACACGTGGAATTTGAACCTGATACTGAAATCATCCCTGAGGAACCCATTGCAGTAAATcttgataaagaaaagaaaaaaagtgacaaaaaagagaag GTCAAACCGATATTACGGAATCGTGATCATGCATCAACCGATACATTTGATCCGGATGTGGATTCCTTGAATCATTTTATGGAACACCCACCTAAAGACGATTTAGAACTGAAGgccaaaggaaaagagaaggcGGGCAAAAAAGAGCCTAAAGTCGTtgttgaagaaaagattaatgCATCCGAAGCACCCGTAGTCGAGGGGGCACCTGTAAAAGAAGTAGCGTTCACCGTCGCACGCGGAAATGTCAGCAATGTGAGCAGTGCCCCAACTGCTGTTGCCGCACAGCCACCTCAACAACCTAGCACTCCCAagaaacagagaaagaggAACGTCAAAACCGATTCGGTTGATGCGGCTGATGGTGGCGAAGAGCTCCTTTTGCAGTTAGGAGGAACAGAGAAACTTCTCTCAGCCCTTCGTCAGTTGCCGTTAACTTCCGCTGAATTGCAAACCATGATTGAAGTCCTACTTAATCGACAGCAAGAGGCAGCAGGTACTGTCGAATCCGAGTGGATGGAACGAGGTGGACGTCTTGACCCCCTCGGAGCACTAAGGAAGCAGTTAGCCGATAAAGATAAAGCTTTGCAAGAAGAGTTGGAAGAGAAACAAGCGTACCAGAATAAA TTGCGCACTCTGGGAACGGAAATGACCAGTGAACGGACACGTGCCGCTGCCGCACGGAAGCAGCTAGAAGAGTCTTTGGCTCGTCAGACGACCGAGCTGCAGCTGTTGACCGTTCGCCTTCAACAAGCATCTGAGCAACACGTGGCGGAGGTGAATGCTCTGAGGGCTGCGGTCCAACAAGCACAGAAGGTATCTCAGACGTCGGATGAAACCCTCCGCCAGCTGCAACGTCTACAGGATGAGAAGAACCAGTTTGAAGCACGGTTCGCCACCGCCCAACAAATGCAGCAAGAAATGGGTGCACGTGTGCAACAGCTTGAAGATTTCTTAATTCATAAAGAACAACAGCTAATGGAACAAGCCAATCAAATGGCTCTCCTGGCATGCAAATTGCAAGAATCAGAACAGGCCCGCAACGGGCAAAGCCACGAAGTTGAACGCGAAGTGGCTCAATTACGAGAAGCACTCCAGACATCAGAAGCCCAATCGTTGCATACTGCACACGATGCCCGCATTCGTCTCGAAGAGATGGAACGCACCAAGCAGCTACTAGAAGATCGCATCACTAAAGTCGATCGCGATCTAGCGATGGAACGCAGCTTAGCTGCCCAGAATGAAGAACGTATCCGGCAGGAAGTATCTCGTCTCTGTTTGGAAAATCAGGCTCTTAATCTTCAGCTATCGAATTCATCACAGAGCCGACAGGATGAAGATGCTAAATGGGCATCTATTCAGGAACAAATGCAAATCGAACGAAACCAAATGGCCGCAAAAGATGTTGAGACACAAAAAGAGCTGGAACAGTTGCGGAATAAAATTCAAGATCTGAATGTTCAACTGTCCAATTCTTCCCAAAACCGACAAGAAGAGGACGCAAAATTGGCAGCCATCCAAGAGCAAATAAAAGTTGAGCGTGATCTAATGGCTGCCAAAGAGGCAGAAGCGCAGAAAGAGCTGGAACAATTgcgaaatgaaattcaaaatcttACTGTTCAGTTATCCAGTTCGTCGCAAAGCCGAAAAGAAGATGATGCAAAGCTAGTTGCTATGCAAGAGCAAATAAAGGTGGAACATGAACAAATGACCATCAAAGAGGCAGAAGCACAGAAGGAGCTGGAACAGTTGCGCAATACAATTCAGGATCTTACTACCCAGTTGTCCAATTCTTCCCAAAACCGACAAGAAGATGACGCAAAATGGGTTTCTCTTcaagaacaaataaaagacgaaCGAAACCAAATGGCCGCCAAAGAGGCGGAATTAAAGAAAGAACTTGAACAGTTACGTGGAGAAACGCAAGCTTTAACTGAGCAATTGAATCAAGCAAGCCAAGGCCAGAAAGATCATCAGTTGCAGCTGGAGGTGGAATTGAAAGCCAAGGATGAGGAATTGGAAATTCAGAAACGTAAGAACAATGAACTTCGGGACAAAAACTACAAAGCAATGGATGCGCTATCCGCGGCTGAGAAGGCTTTGGTCGAATTGAAAAAATCAAGCAGCAGCGCAAAGAACGTCCCGAATCCAGCCGAAATCCAGCAGGTTATTGGCGCCGGCTTGCAAAGAGTCTTTCCAGAGTTATCGTTTGATGCGTCCACATCACCGACCGCTTTTGCCGAATCCCTCTCCTGTCAAGTGACGATGTCGCTTGAGCGACTTCAAAGCGAAGAGCAATCGAAAGCTCAAGCGCAAGTACTGCATTACAAAACGGTCCTGTCGCAGACGGAGGAGTTACTCAACCGACTCCAAAGTCGCGTAGAGGCTGAAGAGGCATCGTGGAAAGTTAAAGTGGCTCAAATGGAATCTGATTTAACGACTGTAAAGCAAGAGAAAGACTTTTGGATGGAGCAGTGTCAGAAGCAGGAAACTAGAGCTCAGCAGGTGCAAGAATCCCCAATAGATGTCACACCACTTCATACCAGGATTGAATCTctgcaagaagaaaaagaacgattAGCACAG gaattggaaaaagaacGGCAAGATGCAGAGGAGCGCTCCGTGCAATCCGGAAGTCATCTAGAACAATTGGAAACACTGGAATCGTTGTTGGCCGAAGAAAGACGAGCAGTTCAGCTTTTACGGGATCAATTGGATCAAGCCAAG AAGGAAGAAATAGCGACCAAATCTCCAGCGCCGGCCACCAACGGTAACGGAACCAAGGGCGAATCGCCAAGTGAAGAG CCGAAAACTACGACGAAGATGAACAGCAATGGtcagaaaagcaaaaatcgaaagaaaaag TATTCGTTTCAAAAGCACTCGTCTCCTTCTTCTACCATTCCGCTTGAACACAACTTTGACGACTTTAGTTTGACCGATCGCGCTAAAAGAAGTACCGTAG gGTGTTTCTCATTTCGAAAGCTGAAATCGTGA